In Candidatus Zixiibacteriota bacterium, a single window of DNA contains:
- a CDS encoding nucleoside deaminase, which translates to PIGAVVVHDGRVIGRGYNQNKILQDPTAHAEMIAITAACNKLQSRYLENATLYVTIEPCAMCSGAIVLARVKRLVFGARDPKAGACGSVFNLGQDPRLNHQVEIVGGVRDFECAALISEFFERIRLKRKNGVEPS; encoded by the coding sequence CCGATCGGCGCCGTGGTCGTGCATGACGGGCGCGTGATCGGTCGCGGGTATAATCAGAACAAGATCCTGCAAGATCCGACGGCGCATGCTGAGATGATTGCAATTACCGCTGCCTGCAACAAGCTGCAATCGCGCTATCTGGAGAACGCCACGTTGTACGTCACGATTGAACCATGCGCGATGTGCTCGGGCGCAATCGTACTGGCCCGGGTCAAACGCCTGGTGTTTGGCGCCAGAGATCCCAAAGCCGGGGCGTGCGGATCGGTGTTCAATCTGGGGCAGGATCCACGACTGAATCATCAAGTGGAAATTGTGGGCGGCGTGCGCGATTTCGAGTGCGCAGCCTTGATCAGCGAGTTCTTTGAGAGAATCCGCCTCAAACGGAAGAATGGCGTTGAACCCAGCTGA